Part of the Siniperca chuatsi isolate FFG_IHB_CAS linkage group LG6, ASM2008510v1, whole genome shotgun sequence genome, TGACAATGAGTTTAACCCCTTTTCTAAACCAGGGGTAGAAAAAGGCATAGATCAGAGGATTAAAACTGGAGTTACAATAGAACAGCCAAATTTGAAGTGATGAATTGACACCGCCTGTGGCATCCTGTCCTGCTATGAAAGGAGAGTAGTATGGAAGATAACAAAGTATAAACACAAGAAGGATAATACCAAGAGTTCTAGCAGCCCTCATCTCAGATTTCTTAACAATCACAGTTTTTGAGTTGACAGCTGAAATTTGAGACCGCATGACACGTGCCTGTGACACAGCTACCACAAACACTCTCATATAGAGAACTATGATAACAGTAATAGGGCCAAAAAAGGTGAGGAGCAAGTCTACTGTCCCTGAAATGTAGCTTATGATAACTACACATTCTTGATAGCAGGAATACGACAAATGTATTTGTGAAAAATAATCTTTCAGTATTATAAAGTTGTAGATAACAGAACAAAaccaacacagagacacacagatttTAACTCTGCTTTGTGTTATTATGGAAGAATAGTGGAGAGGGTCACAAATAGCCACAAAGCGGTCCACTGCTATGAGCACCATGTTCCCAACAGAGGCAGAGGTGAGGATGAAGCTCAACAGGTATGAAAGAGCACATGTGATTTTACCCATAAACCAGCAGGACTGCAGGAAGAAGATTGCAGGTGGCATCACTGCAAGGCCCACGAGCAAGTCTGACACAGccagggagaggaggatgagattGGTGGGGGTGTGGAGCTGCCTGGAGGGGGAGATTATGATTAGTGCCTCATATTCAGAGCAAATGAGTTCAGATCACAGCAACTATTGTGAGAATACAGATGGAATATGGAAAgtgaaattttacttttatagagCAATATGAAAACCAAACTCTACATAGCTTACATGCCAAATAAAGCTCTATAATATGAATCAGCTGCACACTATTTGAACTAACTACCACAGCAGTTTGGTGGTATTAAGTAGACTTTTATCATAATTACTGCTATTGTGACACATTTAGAAAAACCCActgaaagtgacattttcatttacaaGGGAAAGTACTGAGATTTCTAGCCTGTCTTAGCTTTTGAAAAACACAGtcaaaaactttgtttacagGGTGGATAAAGAGCTACAGTCGGTCTTTTAAGCATAGAATAAAAAAAGCTTCCATCCATAAATGAAATACATCAACACTACTGGATGTTATAATTAAAGAAAAGTGTCGGTGCCTGAAGTGAGAGATGGAGATGATGACCAACAAGTTGAGCATCACAGTGTGCAGAGTGATGCAGTACAGCAGTGTTTTGATGAGCATGGCCTTGGGAGTAACAGACATTGACCTGCAGGAGTTGTTGAGGGGGGGGACGCAGAGGTCGGCTGCTTCCAGTGTCTCCACCATCATCAGAGATAGTGACTGTGCATCTGaacagagagctgcagaagTCTAGCAGCACTCTGATTGTCTTTTTCTTGAGATGAGATATTTATCTCTTTTCTTCTCCGTGCCCATCATCTCTCCTGttgccctccctctctctcctcctcttgttcCTCTCCACACACTTCCTCCCATCAGCTTGTTTTTTCTCCAGCTCCTAATGATCaactctttcattacatcaTTCAATCTCCCACTCCATTGTTGTCCTCCCTACATCTCCGCCTCTTTCAAACTACCACTATCCACTGTGGATAACGTTCCccatctcttcctccctgtTTTTCTCTTATTCTCTATCTAGTTATTGCTTCTATTGTATCTTCCAGACACTGTATAGTTTACATTGCCAAGATGGATAtaatatatgttaaaaaaagacaatgtggACGATTTTCATTAGAACTACTTGCTATCCatgaaatagtccctatgaaaacttCTGACACACGTGTTCTGTGAATAATGAGTACAGGAACACTGTATTTGGAAATAGAGGTTGCTCTCTAATATTTCGACCCTGTGAGCAcctaaaacaacatttcattcaACTCCATTTTATTGGTGTAGAGGCAAAAATCTCAGAGCCTTCCTCCCAGCAACTCGCAGTAGCATAGATGAAGATTTACTTTATTAATCTCCATGGGGAAattctgttttcacagacttacacactttaattttttacacacacacacacacacacacaaacacacacacacacactgggagcGGATAGGTTCGGTGCCTTGTTCAATGGCACCTCGGCATTGACCAGGAGGTGAACTGGCACCTCTCCAGCTACCAGCCCACACTCCATACTGTGGTCCGAGCTGGACTTAAACCGGCCTGCAGACATAATGGCGGACCTCTGCAAGAGGCACTTCCGTCCTCAGCAACAGAAGTTGGTCTTCTTCGTGTCATTTTGCAATGTCATTATACCATTTCTCCTTTTTGTGACAAAATAGAGGTCATTTCCCCATTGCAgcagcaaaacactgctgtACCTGCCTATAACTACACCTTGACTCACAAAACTAGGGTCAGTATTTTATTTGGATTTGTCCAGTTTAGACTTTGCATATAtgacatttatatatttgttacaTAAGACGCTAAAGTCTTTGTAACCCAATTTTGGAACAAGTGACTAAAATGCAAAACAGCCCatactgttttgtctttttccaaaCTATTACATCATGTTTTGATGAGAAGATCTGTACGATGTGTTTATCTTACAAGATGTGTTTTCTTAACACCTTTGATTGGAGGCATGCCCTTGAGGTTTATTGTAAGACATCATATTAAGAAGGTGTGAACAGGCTGCCATGCAATATGGCCCATTATTTGTAGTGTAATGACATATTGTTTCTCAGTTTAGGGAATATCATATTCTCTTAGGTATTTGTCAGTTTAGGCAgggagtttgtgtgtatgtggtgcaGTGCAGTGTTGGCTGATCAAATGTATTTCTAAATATGTTACAAAGTGTCTCTTCTCATTGTTTGAGATTGGTCTATGTACATGctggcaaataaataaataaatacaagctATACTTGTCACAAACAGTAACCCAAAAATTCATCTGTAGCCTCTAAGTAAGAATTTAAAGAAATCTGAGCTTAACAAGGCAGAAATTAAGGCCCTAACTCCACACACAACCACGTTTAAACTTCTAAAAAGCggttaaagacaaaaacatacatcttAACATGACTATAAGTCacagccatgctaacatgtccacaatgaaaatgttaactcgctgatgtttagaaggtaccatgttcaccatattcACCAtgtgctaaacacaaagtactaGAGCTGatacgattagtcaattaatcaaatagtCGATTttgctgcttgtttttgtcctgTGATACTGAATGCCTTTGATTTTGCCTGTTggtaagacaaaacaagaccttGGATGACGTCACCTTGAACTTTAGGAAATTATGACGGgcgttttttcacatttttgtgtgcCACGTTTTTATGTGGTCATTTTATAGGCCACACAGTTGATCGATTAAACgagaaaataaatgatacattttgacctgctggtggcgctaaaggGGCTCACCAAagtctggggaccatgaatgtctgtgcaatgTTCCATGGCAATCCTCCAGCATTAATGGTTGTTGAGAGTTTTCAGTCTggcctggacctggacctggatcATAGTCGACCAACAGACAGGTTGGCATCTCTAGAGGCGAAGTGGAAAGAAAATGGGTCTTACCGGCACAAATCTGGCTTTAGTTGGCAGGAATCGTCGTTGTTGTCGTcccaaaaaatataaatcattaaataaaataccGCGTCACCACTCAATAAGTACAGCGCCCTCTGGGGTCCGGCGGGGCTATAGACGTTTACGTTAGCCGAATAAAACGTTAAAAGATGGACCCAATGTTCAGTCCGCCGCTGCATGTGCAGAGACATCAATTTGTTATCGATTTTGTCAAGAGGAACAAACCCCAAAAGGTAACGTTAGCTACCGTCTCAATGAGAGACACATTCATCACTTTAGCTTCAAAACCAACGTTTGATCGAGCAACGTTTGCTAACGGTAATTCGAAAGATGACGTAGTCACCGTTGCTTAGCTAACTTTTTCACCGAACCAATTAACGCGATAcagctaagctagctagctacgtTCGCCCTTCCTAACGCGAAGTCAAGATATTAGCATGAATTGTTCTTCATAATGGTTTGGTTTCTTTGCCGTGGTGACTTTAACATTAATCTAGATTGTTCTTACTCCCTTCTCCTCAGGTGGTGGACTTGGGGTGCAGTGAGTGCAGCCTCCTCAAAAAACTGAAGTTTCACCGTGAAATAGAACTGCTGGTTGGAGTGGACATCAACGGTGCCCAATTAAAAAGAAAGATGTATGTCTATAAAACCAAATGTGTGACTGAATACTTAATCATTCAGGGCCGGGCACATGGTTGAAATTAGAtagttttcttcttctgataTCAATAACGTTATACGGCAGATGTATGCAGAGCCAGTCGATTAATCACTCAGTCCAtcaacagacaaaacaacccTCGGCAACAATGATGATAGTAAGTTTATCGTTTCAGTTGTTTAATCAGGCAACAATGGCAACTATTCGGTGGTtgtagcttctcaaatgtgaatatttgctgcatttgagtgttttaatttaaattgtattttaacacaAGATACTAAGAAATATCTTAGGTTTTGGATTGTCCGACCAACAGAACATGTGATGGGTCCATTTCACTGTCCTCTTGACATTCCAAAGACTGAACGATTAATGGCttaattaatcagtaatgaaaatatgaattagttgcagccccagaTTAATTCAAAGTCGCATAAAATAGTCAAATTGAGTATCAATGCAATGTCATTTTCCACCAGCAACCATTTCACCATATCTCTACAGTAAATCACACAACTAAACTTaagtaactttttatttttttttaatattgtttgcTCGCAGTCATTCATGTGGACAACATAATTTTGtgaaacaataacacaatggtCATATCACTATACTAAATGTTGATAAATGGTTTAATTGAACTATCACCCGTCCCTTTTATCATTAAATCAGTTAACCGACTGAGAGCTTAGGTTAGTCTGGATCTGTATCACATGTGAAACCTATTTCCTAAACTTGATCCAAAGAGTTGGTTTCTTCAAATTAAATATGAGTAGTTTCTTTTGCAGGGCCCCAGACTTTTTAAAGTATGTTAACctttctcataaaaaaaaataatgggaTTACTGTgctacacatttattttaattgcttgacaattaaaataaatgtttatatagtttatataattatttccacatgtgtaaagaaagaaaaaaggcagtTGCCTTACAAAAATCAAGTGATGATCAAAGCATAGTTTGATCTTCAATCCTCCTCAATCACCTTGTGAGTTTTGGCTGCATTTTGTTGTGATAACTAATACTATGTTTCTATGTTCCCCCAGGCATGGATTAGCTCCTATATCAACTTACTATCTGCAGCCAACTTATGATCAGCTGCGCATTGAGCTGTACCAGGGCTCAGTCACACAGAAAGACGTCCGCCTCAGAGGATTTGATCTCGTGACCAGTATAGAGCTGTAAGGGGCTGATTGGCTgttgaggttcagtgtcttcaAGTTTTCATGCTTTGGCAGCTTTTAGTTTTAATGAGTTCTTTTTTCTCGTTTCcttttttgtcaatttattaTTGTGCTTATTGTCTTGTTTCTCTACCTTTTCCCAATGTTTACCtgatctttctctctgtgtggttttcatctttctgtttctctgtgtcccTCTGTGCCATTATTTATCACCATGTTTCCTGCCTGGCTGTCTGCAGCATAGAGCACCTCACTCTTGCTGATGTAGACCGCTTCTCTGAGGTGGTGTTTGGGTACATGACCCCAGTGGCGGTTATCGTCAGCACCCCAAACTCTGAGTTCAACCCCCTTTTTCCTGGACTGTCAGGTTTCAGGCACAGTGACCACAAGTTTGAGTGGACCAGAGCAGAGTTCAAGTCCTGGTATGCTGTTTTGAAGGATCCATTTTCAGGCTTTTTTGAATGTAGTGGACAGCAGAAAGTTAGAGTGTTAATGAAGATGGTAGCAACAGGGAATGTTAATGGATAAATCCACCCTAAAATGCACCAGCACTGTTTAATATCCCTTAATGAACAATAAAGATTTAAACTGAATTCTGTTAACATTACATCCGTCCTCAGGGCTCTTAAGGTGTGTTTGGAGTACGGTTATGAGGTGGAGTTCACTGGTGTTGGACAGGCACCGCCAGGCCAGCAGGAGAGAGTCGGCTTCTGCTCCCAGATTGGTGTGTTTCACCGGCTCGGGGGGAGAGATGTCTACAACATGTTGCTTGGTGATGATGCCGAGGATGTGTTTTCTTACACACTGGTGAGTAGTCTTCTTTATAGATCAGTCATTTCGGGCATCATGTTGGCCTAGTCTTCGAACACACATAACCTGTAATCACTATGTCACCGATTGATGGGGATTTTTGtacccctcttctctctccctacATTTCCTGTTGCTCTCGAGTTTCActataaaaaggcaaaaatagtacatgtttttttttaacaatgtgtgACAATTGACTGGCGTGTATGCAGACACAAATCTGTGACATCTTTTTGCTGAAACACCTTTTAAGTTGGTTGttagaataattaaaattaaaacatgttgcACAACAGTTTTTTGTCCAAGTTTGTTTACAGTTTccttattatttaaaaaaaaatgttttaagcaAAGTACTAGATTTACTCCAAGCAGATGCAACAATTTAATATCAATGTCCATGAATACACAACTTATAATATTACAacaatttttttcagaaaattcTTTGGCAAATAGTCTTTCAGCTTAACCCATCAaaataggtttaaaaaaaaaagttgatgatCCATTTTTCAATTCAAAGCAATACATTCTGTACTCTTTCAAACtattttttaatacaatatACTAAAATCTCTTCCATGTGTATGGATAACCCTAACTATTTGCAAAGTCAATCTGAATTGTTCTCAAACTATTCCTGTTCTTTGAGAACAAATGTAATCCAGTAGACTGTGCAAGCATGGCTTCAATGGCTGTCTTGGGCTTAATGTGGCTTAGTTAGAAATCCAGAATGCcacagttttctgttttattataccTGAGGAAAGGGGATGCTTGATATGACCATATATTGATAGACTTACAAGTCCCCTATATTGTCTAAATCATATTGTGAACCTATTAACTAAACAAGTGGACAGATCCCCTCACACAAGCTCTGATGAGTGTAAGAGATCAAGAGTGAAGACATGAACAGGAAACtggtttttatcatttcatgcCATGTAAATGAACTTGATTTATTAAATTCATTCAgtatttatcaagtaaaataaatgtgacaataaagatttgaagaaaaaagtaaagcatTGGACATGGGGGTAGTAATACAAATGGATAATTCCCAGAACATGATAACCGGGACGAGTTTTTAAAGGGACATTAACTAATCTATTACCTTTGTCGACCTCTGCTGGTGACCATCAGCAACGACAAAATCTGTAGTCTTGGTAGTGTGCATATGTTACTGTAAGTCTGAGGCACTGCCCCCTTAAAAATAGAAACCTGTAATTAACACCAAgtcaaaaaaaatcttaattatgGATGAGTAAACTAGCTGGTCAGAGTAGGAATAACAACAGACTGTAATCTAAATCTTGGACTTCCAAGTTATGAAACAGTTAAACAGGCAAGAAAAGTAAGTTTTTAAAGCCAGATGTTTTTACACCAGGCTAAGTAATAACCGACTTACTGTTATTGATCAGCAACCATATTAGGCTCTTGAGATATAGTACAATCCCTGTGTGCTGTTGGGCAGTAAAAATCTCACTCAGGGGTCTCACAATCAGCAAAGGTTTCTATGATCATCTAATATTGTCATCTATGTCTTTATCTGTTTCTGTATCAGCTGTATAGTATAAACTACCCCAGCCTCCGTGACAACAACATCTTGCGGAGGGTCCTGGTGAGTGAGGTGTTGTACTGGGCagaaaagctgaagaaaagatGGATCGAGGCTGGCGAGCTGCAGACTGGCGAGAGGGACGACACTTACACACCGTGCCAGACTGAGGGACGAGGGGAGGAATGTCTCAGAGCGTCAGAGCGATGCATGGAGAtggaagagaaacagacaggtgaacatcCCGGCAGTTGTTCTCAATTCCTAAaaagttgtgtgtatgtttgataaTATGCAACGCAGTAGGGCCAGCAAAAAGCGATCTGAAATATTTTGAACTTAATAAAATGGGGAAAGGTCAGTAAGGttattttttctcagttttctctAAATCAAAGGTTTCTCCAGGatatcattgtttttttaaaaaaaaaaaaaaagtacttggccaattaaacacataaaatgcttacagtatgtttctctctctttttaaaaaaacaaaaaaacatatgataccTCGCAGCAGCATGTGGAGCAGAGATGGAAAATCCAGTGGAGCAATGTGGCAGAGGTGTGTCAGAGGATAAGGAAAGAGAGGATGAAAAGTTGTTTTGGACAAATGTCCAAGGACAACAGGAGTCTTGCAAATTGCACAGGTGTGTTTCCttgaggaagatgaggaggaacaGTGTGGCCATGGCGAGTCAGAAGGCAGTTTGTGGACTGCAGATCACGAGCACAGGCCTTTTTTCTGTGGCATCTCTACTTTTGACTGGCTGTAAAGACACTGGATTTCCTCCTTTACAGTTGTCTCATTACATTTCATGCTTTACCATGTCAACTACtaaaaagtatcaaagtacCACAGTAaaccaaaaacataaatcacTAAGTAATCACTCAAATTCAAAGGTTATAAGGTTAGCTGTTTTCTTCCAAACTTCTacgttttttaattaaaatttgtcatGTAGCTGCACAAAATGTCTCACAAATGTCATTATTGGtctttaatttgaaaaatatttgtaaaCATTTGTCATCACCGCTATCATAAAAGTTACATATTGTCCTAACATCACCTTTTGTCTGTGCTGGTAGGTATGTGTCTGTACCTCTGGCTGTGCTGTGGTCCCGCTGCCCCAAAATCTGTGCCCTGAGTGGAAATCTCAGTAATCTCCGACATTTCCTGATGGAGGCCCCTGAAGTTAAACTGAGCCAGGATGGCTGGGCTGTGCTTGTACAGGACCATGGTACTATTAACATTTGAGCACCTTTGTCTATTATAtgtgtaaaacataaacatttataGTGAGCAGGGGAAGAATGTATTATATATAAGATGTGAAGATTCCTGTGGTGTATATATTTCCTCTCCAGTGGTTTCAagattttatttgtcacatactcAACATATCTTTACATTGTGCAGTGAAAGCAGACTACTCGACACAGTATCAACTTTTCAAAGCAGAGGCATCACTGCAAGAT contains:
- the henmt1 gene encoding small RNA 2'-O-methyltransferase isoform X1; its protein translation is MDPMFSPPLHVQRHQFVIDFVKRNKPQKVVDLGCSECSLLKKLKFHREIELLVGVDINGAQLKRKMHGLAPISTYYLQPTYDQLRIELYQGSVTQKDVRLRGFDLVTSIELIEHLTLADVDRFSEVVFGYMTPVAVIVSTPNSEFNPLFPGLSGFRHSDHKFEWTRAEFKSWALKVCLEYGYEVEFTGVGQAPPGQQERVGFCSQIGVFHRLGGRDVYNMLLGDDAEDVFSYTLLYSINYPSLRDNNILRRVLVSEVLYWAEKLKKRWIEAGELQTGERDDTYTPCQTEGRGEECLRASERCMEMEEKQTAACGAEMENPVEQCGRGVSEDKEREDEKLFWTNVQGQQESCKLHRYVSVPLAVLWSRCPKICALSGNLSNLRHFLMEAPEVKLSQDGWAVLVQDHDLEEEDHNYLEDSGYAEASQCSHSAEQEEAWGTNV
- the henmt1 gene encoding small RNA 2'-O-methyltransferase isoform X4, with the translated sequence MHGLAPISTYYLQPTYDQLRIELYQGSVTQKDVRLRGFDLVTSIELIEHLTLADVDRFSEVVFGYMTPVAVIVSTPNSEFNPLFPGLSGFRHSDHKFEWTRAEFKSWALKVCLEYGYEVEFTGVGQAPPGQQERVGFCSQIGVFHRLGGRDVYNMLLGDDAEDVFSYTLLYSINYPSLRDNNILRRVLVSEVLYWAEKLKKRWIEAGELQTGERDDTYTPCQTEGRGEECLRASERCMEMEEKQTAACGAEMENPVEQCGRGVSEDKEREDEKLFWTNVQGQQESCKLHRYVSVPLAVLWSRCPKICALSGNLSNLRHFLMEAPEVKLSQDGWAVLVQDHDLEEEDHNYLEDSGYAEASQCSHSAEQEEAWGTNV
- the LOC122877674 gene encoding trace amine-associated receptor 13c-like isoform X1; translation: MMVETLEAADLCVPPLNNSCRSMSVTPKAMLIKTLLYCITLHTVMLNLLVIISISHFRQLHTPTNLILLSLAVSDLLVGLAVMPPAIFFLQSCWFMGKITCALSYLLSFILTSASVGNMVLIAVDRFVAICDPLHYSSIITQSRVKICVSLCWFCSVIYNFIILKDYFSQIHLSYSCYQECVVIISYISGTVDLLLTFFGPITVIIVLYMRVFVVAVSQARVMRSQISAVNSKTVIVKKSEMRAARTLGIILLVFILCYLPYYSPFIAGQDATGGVNSSLQIWLFYCNSSFNPLIYAFFYPWFRKGVKLIVSLQILQPGSCDVKIM
- the LOC122877674 gene encoding trace amine-associated receptor 13c-like isoform X3: MSLHMQRRTEHWVHLLTFYSANVNVYSPAGPQRALYLLSGDAVFYLMIYIFWDDNNDDSCQLKPDLCRQLHTPTNLILLSLAVSDLLVGLAVMPPAIFFLQSCWFMGKITCALSYLLSFILTSASVGNMVLIAVDRFVAICDPLHYSSIITQSRVKICVSLCWFCSVIYNFIILKDYFSQIHLSYSCYQECVVIISYISGTVDLLLTFFGPITVIIVLYMRVFVVAVSQARVMRSQISAVNSKTVIVKKSEMRAARTLGIILLVFILCYLPYYSPFIAGQDATGGVNSSLQIWLFYCNSSFNPLIYAFFYPWFRKGVKLIVSLQILQPGSCDVKIM
- the henmt1 gene encoding small RNA 2'-O-methyltransferase isoform X2, producing MDPMFSPPLHVQRHQFVIDFVKRNKPQKVVDLGCSECSLLKKLKFHREIELLVGVDINGAQLKRKMHGLAPISTYYLQPTYDQLRIELYQGSVTQKDVRLRGFDLVTSIELIEHLTLADVDRFSEVVFGYMTPVAVIVSTPNSEFNPLFPGLSGFRHSDHKFEWTRAEFKSWALKVCLEYGYEVEFTGVGQAPPGQQERVGFCSQIGVFHRLGGRDVYNMLLGDDAEDVFSYTLLYSINYPSLRDNNILRRVLVSEVLYWAEKLKKRWIEAGELQTGERDDTYTPCQTEGRGEECLRASERCMEMEEKQTACGAEMENPVEQCGRGVSEDKEREDEKLFWTNVQGQQESCKLHRYVSVPLAVLWSRCPKICALSGNLSNLRHFLMEAPEVKLSQDGWAVLVQDHDLEEEDHNYLEDSGYAEASQCSHSAEQEEAWGTNV
- the henmt1 gene encoding small RNA 2'-O-methyltransferase isoform X3, with the translated sequence MDPMFSPPLHVQRHQFVIDFVKRNKPQKVVDLGCSECSLLKKLKFHREIELLVGVDINGAQLKRKMHGLAPISTYYLQPTYDQLRIELYQGSVTQKDVRLRGFDLVTSIELALKVCLEYGYEVEFTGVGQAPPGQQERVGFCSQIGVFHRLGGRDVYNMLLGDDAEDVFSYTLLYSINYPSLRDNNILRRVLVSEVLYWAEKLKKRWIEAGELQTGERDDTYTPCQTEGRGEECLRASERCMEMEEKQTAACGAEMENPVEQCGRGVSEDKEREDEKLFWTNVQGQQESCKLHRYVSVPLAVLWSRCPKICALSGNLSNLRHFLMEAPEVKLSQDGWAVLVQDHDLEEEDHNYLEDSGYAEASQCSHSAEQEEAWGTNV
- the LOC122877674 gene encoding trace amine-associated receptor 13c-like isoform X2, which gives rise to MMVETLEAADLCVPPLNNSCRQLHTPTNLILLSLAVSDLLVGLAVMPPAIFFLQSCWFMGKITCALSYLLSFILTSASVGNMVLIAVDRFVAICDPLHYSSIITQSRVKICVSLCWFCSVIYNFIILKDYFSQIHLSYSCYQECVVIISYISGTVDLLLTFFGPITVIIVLYMRVFVVAVSQARVMRSQISAVNSKTVIVKKSEMRAARTLGIILLVFILCYLPYYSPFIAGQDATGGVNSSLQIWLFYCNSSFNPLIYAFFYPWFRKGVKLIVSLQILQPGSCDVKIM